From the Telopea speciosissima isolate NSW1024214 ecotype Mountain lineage chromosome 9, Tspe_v1, whole genome shotgun sequence genome, the window TTTTATCTTGATCAGATAAATGGCTGCTGCACTCCCATATCTCAGCAAGTTCCAGGAGGCAATATTTGCTATCTGCATAGTTTTTAGAGAAGATCGGAATCAAGATTTCAGACCCTTGGATTGCACTTAGAAGCGACGAGcaaatctcttctccttcccatAGTTCTTTGCTATCTATGAAGGCATGGATTCCGTTTCTTTTCAGAGCATCGTAAAGCAGAAAGACAAAGTTATGACGAGTATCTGCACCCCTGAAATTGATGAACACAtcgtaagaagaagaagaagatgaagaagccatGAATGAATGAAACTTGCAGTTGCAGAGATACTCAGGGGAAAcgtctcttctttttcttaattgTTAGAGACTTGAGGAGCTCTCTTCTCTGATATGTTGAATTCCTGCCTCAAATATTGTTTCTTTATAAAAAGTCATTGGATTATTTCTATGCTTTTACCAAGAAAAGATGGcatcatttctctttttctttgcattaaaaacaaaaaagatggcttattttatttcctcatAGAGTGGGAAAGCGTTTTCTGGAGACCGGGTGAACGTGGCTCCTGCACGCGTAGGGTCCATCAATGTGGGCGTCATTTTttgatttggctcctgtcctgcagtggcgggagctggagcatccagcccaactaaaccacagcaaaaataggggtggggtgatcatttcataggtgggtcctacatgtgaaatgaccatcccactcCCTGTTTTTAGGTGGTTTCCATGGGCTGGACGTTCCAGCTCcggccactgcaggacaggagccaaatccgtCAGTTTTTGGTTTCATGGAGGGTAGGATGATCTTTCTGCCCTGTTACAATCTCGCAGTAAAATTTTTTCcaataagtatatatatatatagggaaaaagatctctgtctgggagtgtggcctacgctagtacttccatgagtctatttctctctttcttatgtgaaaagacacatctgcccccttattttaaggaagagagagatagacacatgggagtgctggagtaggccacactcccttacagaaaactgcttcccatatatatatatgggctgaagtttgcatagagaacatttggcctaatATATACATATGGGGAAAGGGAAG encodes:
- the LOC122639177 gene encoding disease resistance protein L6-like codes for the protein MASSSSSSSYDVFINFRGADTRHNFVFLLYDALKRNGIHAFIDSKELWEGEEICSSLLSAIQGSEILIPIFSKNYADSKYCLLELAEIWECSSHLSDQDKTILPIFIEIEPRDVRHQTGSFEGPFQEHQEKCDPDDVKSWKNALTEVGKLKGWTLMGDPTIE